A single Cellulomonas sp. SLBN-39 DNA region contains:
- a CDS encoding UDP-glucose/GDP-mannose dehydrogenase family protein, protein MSTKTSRTTPAAETTEQPRITVLGTGYLGATHAVAMAELGFDVTGVDTDPHKVEALQAGKVPFFEPGLDTLLEKNLATGRLRFTTDVASAVAQGDVHFVCVGTPQQRTSHAADLRFVEAATTAIARHLTKDAVIVGKSTVPVGTAARLRGLVADQAPAGLDVELIWNPEFLREGKAVEDTLHPDRIVLGGASERAERVLRRVYAGPIAEGTPVVVTDLPTAELVKVSANAFLATKISFINAIAGVCEAAGADVTVLADALGHDKRIGRQFLDAGLGFGGGCLPKDIRALMHRANELGAYRASGLLQQVDEINMGQRERVVDMTLEACEGSVLNKRVGVLGAAFKPLTDDVRDSPALNVAAALHLRGAQVTVFDPEAGDTARRLFPTLAYATSAEEAVEGADVVLVLTEWDEFVQADPERLAALTQVPRVIDARGKLPVDRWRSAGWQFTGLGRLAA, encoded by the coding sequence ATGAGCACCAAGACCTCCCGCACCACCCCGGCCGCCGAGACCACCGAGCAGCCGCGGATCACCGTCCTCGGCACCGGCTACCTCGGCGCCACCCACGCGGTCGCCATGGCCGAGCTCGGCTTCGACGTCACCGGCGTCGACACCGACCCGCACAAGGTCGAGGCCCTGCAGGCCGGCAAGGTGCCGTTCTTCGAGCCCGGGCTCGACACCCTGCTGGAGAAGAACCTCGCCACGGGCCGCCTGCGCTTCACCACGGACGTGGCGTCCGCGGTCGCGCAGGGCGACGTGCACTTCGTGTGCGTCGGCACCCCGCAGCAGCGCACGTCGCACGCCGCCGACCTGCGCTTCGTCGAGGCCGCGACCACCGCGATCGCGCGCCACCTCACCAAGGACGCCGTGATCGTCGGCAAGTCGACCGTCCCGGTCGGCACCGCCGCCCGGCTGCGCGGCCTCGTCGCCGACCAGGCGCCCGCGGGCCTGGACGTCGAGCTCATCTGGAACCCGGAGTTCCTGCGCGAGGGCAAGGCCGTCGAGGACACGCTGCACCCGGACCGCATCGTCCTGGGCGGCGCGTCCGAGCGGGCCGAGCGCGTGCTGCGGCGCGTCTACGCCGGCCCCATCGCCGAGGGCACGCCCGTCGTCGTCACGGACCTGCCCACGGCCGAGCTCGTCAAGGTCAGCGCCAACGCGTTCCTCGCCACCAAGATCTCGTTCATCAACGCGATCGCCGGGGTGTGCGAGGCCGCCGGGGCCGACGTCACGGTGCTCGCCGACGCGCTCGGCCACGACAAGCGCATCGGCCGGCAGTTCCTCGACGCGGGCCTCGGCTTCGGCGGCGGGTGCCTGCCCAAGGACATCCGGGCGCTCATGCACCGCGCCAACGAGCTCGGCGCCTACCGTGCGTCGGGCCTGCTGCAGCAGGTCGACGAGATCAACATGGGCCAGCGCGAGCGGGTCGTCGACATGACCCTCGAGGCGTGCGAGGGCTCGGTGCTGAACAAGCGCGTGGGCGTCCTCGGGGCGGCGTTCAAGCCGCTCACGGACGACGTGCGCGACTCGCCGGCGCTGAACGTCGCGGCCGCCCTGCACCTGCGCGGCGCCCAGGTCACGGTCTTCGACCCCGAGGCCGGCGACACCGCCCGGCGCCTGTTCCCGACGCTCGCGTACGCGACGAGCGCCGAGGAGGCCGTCGAGGGTGCCGACGTCGTGCTCGTCCTGACCGAGTGGGACGAGTTCGTGCAGGCCGACCCCGAGCGTCTCGCCGCGCTCACCCAGGTCCCGCGCGTGATCGACGCGCGCGGCAAGCTCCCCGTCGACCGCTGGCGTTCGGCGGGGTGGCAGTTCACGGGGCTGGGCCGCCTGGCGGCCTGA
- a CDS encoding glycoside hydrolase family 26 protein — MSERRVTHWWTMTGRLGFAARLGALVVAVALGLVTGLVWMSPRSAGPGATMTEAEAQLAQENADLRAILEDRDAQISDIESWQEKAARERAEGQASGAEKAAAEKAAAEKRGKEKAAAEREKAAEEGRQKAAAERAAAAQRGRAKAAAERAAADALGRAEGAQVREQLAQQQAAAARASRDALAAQRADEEARLRAAYAREQKAKEEAARQKAQADALRKERDAAKNPPKPTAPRLSELLAPDQRYFGLYTLQSPFNWSEYNDVATKVGVSPNMAGYFQGWDSDFRADAVTRSWAQGDLPLLTWESRPMLAENDVVDEPEYSLPRIIEGDHDAYLRKYARDVAKLKLPVAIRLNHEMNSGWYPWSEQTSDGAPVNGNNRGDYVKMWRHVHDIFEAEGANAYVIWVWAPNIVNRLPAVNKPVEYTRSLYPGDEYVDWVGLSGYYRPPFDKNQPPTFDYTFDRTLDQLRSFTDKPILLAEVGATEISGKKPQWFESMFTSLAEPRNADIIGVAYFHHAVTSYVQGERTTNDWRITSRADSLAAFRAGIANPAAGFVTGTVMATLAAPTTEPTTPEPTTPEPTTPEPTTPAPTTPAPAPSGPTPEPEPATPGATVPATPGPTPTDELAPEPTSAPTPEPATEPDDASAVTPAPLATTAP, encoded by the coding sequence ATGTCTGAGCGCCGCGTGACGCACTGGTGGACGATGACCGGGCGCCTGGGCTTCGCCGCCCGCCTGGGTGCCCTCGTGGTCGCCGTGGCGCTGGGCCTGGTCACGGGCCTGGTCTGGATGTCGCCGCGGTCCGCCGGGCCGGGCGCCACGATGACCGAGGCCGAGGCGCAGCTCGCGCAGGAGAACGCGGACCTGCGCGCGATCCTCGAGGACCGTGACGCCCAGATCTCCGACATCGAGTCCTGGCAGGAGAAGGCCGCGCGCGAGCGGGCCGAGGGCCAGGCCAGCGGCGCCGAGAAGGCGGCGGCGGAGAAGGCCGCCGCCGAGAAGCGCGGCAAGGAGAAGGCCGCGGCGGAGCGCGAGAAGGCCGCGGAGGAGGGCCGGCAGAAGGCGGCCGCCGAGCGTGCCGCCGCCGCCCAGCGCGGCCGGGCCAAGGCCGCGGCCGAGCGTGCCGCCGCCGACGCGCTCGGGCGCGCCGAGGGGGCGCAGGTCCGCGAGCAGCTCGCGCAGCAGCAGGCGGCCGCGGCCCGGGCGTCGCGCGACGCGCTGGCCGCGCAGAGGGCCGACGAGGAGGCGCGCCTGCGGGCCGCCTACGCCCGGGAGCAGAAGGCCAAGGAGGAGGCGGCGCGGCAGAAGGCCCAGGCCGACGCGCTGCGCAAGGAGCGGGACGCGGCGAAGAACCCGCCGAAGCCCACCGCACCGCGCCTGTCCGAGCTGCTCGCGCCCGACCAGCGCTACTTCGGGCTGTACACGCTCCAGTCGCCGTTCAACTGGTCGGAGTACAACGACGTGGCGACGAAGGTCGGCGTCTCGCCGAACATGGCCGGCTACTTCCAGGGCTGGGACTCGGACTTCCGGGCCGACGCCGTCACCCGCTCGTGGGCGCAGGGCGACCTGCCCCTGCTCACGTGGGAGTCGCGCCCGATGCTCGCCGAGAACGACGTCGTCGACGAGCCCGAGTACTCGCTGCCGCGGATCATCGAGGGCGACCACGACGCGTACCTGCGCAAGTACGCCCGGGACGTCGCGAAGCTCAAGCTCCCCGTGGCGATCCGTCTCAACCACGAGATGAACAGCGGCTGGTACCCGTGGTCCGAGCAGACCAGCGACGGTGCGCCCGTCAACGGCAACAACCGCGGCGACTACGTGAAGATGTGGCGCCACGTGCACGACATCTTCGAGGCCGAGGGCGCCAACGCGTACGTGATCTGGGTCTGGGCCCCGAACATCGTCAACCGGCTCCCCGCGGTCAACAAGCCCGTCGAGTACACGCGCAGCCTCTACCCCGGGGACGAGTACGTCGACTGGGTCGGCCTGTCGGGCTACTACCGGCCGCCGTTCGACAAGAACCAGCCGCCGACGTTCGACTACACGTTCGACCGCACGCTGGACCAGCTGCGCTCCTTCACCGACAAGCCCATCCTGCTCGCGGAGGTCGGGGCGACGGAGATCAGCGGCAAGAAGCCGCAGTGGTTCGAGTCGATGTTCACGTCCCTGGCGGAGCCCAGGAACGCCGACATCATCGGGGTCGCGTACTTCCACCACGCGGTCACGTCCTACGTGCAGGGCGAGCGGACCACGAACGACTGGCGCATCACGTCCCGCGCCGACTCGCTCGCGGCGTTCAGGGCGGGCATCGCGAACCCGGCCGCCGGGTTCGTCACGGGCACGGTGATGGCGACGCTCGCGGCGCCGACCACCGAGCCCACCACGCCCGAGCCCACCACGCCCGAGCCCACCACGCCCGAGCCCACCACGCCCGCGCCCACCACGCCCGCGCCGGCTCCGTCCGGCCCGACCCCGGAGCCCGAACCGGCCACGCCGGGGGCGACCGTCCCCGCGACGCCGGGACCGACGCCCACGGACGAGCTGGCCCCGGAGCCGACGTCCGCACCGACGCCGGAGCCCGCCACCGAGCCGGACGACGCGAGCGCCGTGACGCCCGCGCCCCTCGCCACCACCGCACCCTGA
- a CDS encoding glycosyltransferase family 2 protein, with the protein MFIFILQLRHMFEGQSEIYLFAVFSGLVWALWILKVVLSRRYRPATAPYDVSTSVVIPVVDEPLDLFRDVLQRIVDQEPDEVIVVINGAPNPGLEAVCDEFGGLVQRVHTPIPGKRNAVKIGTQMSRGEITVLVDSDTVWTDGTLPELVKPFADPNVGGVTTRQRILEPERSWITRWADWLENTRALYSMPAQSYLGQVGCLPGRTIAFRRRILVQVMDAFMTEKFLGVFLEVSDDRTLTNLTLKAGYKTVYQYSSLVYTDAPLQVKKLFKQQLRWSRGSQYNTLRMLPWMIGHAPVLAIFFLTDIVLPFLLFGTIAGWVYRAVSGTGINLYQAILETTTGVQGIAWVVGLMVVSSVLSMAIRQIRHLQEKPSDFFRLPVFIIVSTLFLMPIRLLGFFRMAHVAGWGTRAGAYVGSKDDAGNGDLIAELEAVDPHAPRDLVDRTPPHGTPAVGGARRPDDELDTDARLALRTRTRTRTEVEEPVPARPRRNLQVLVPYLIGLAMFAAMAVVYV; encoded by the coding sequence ATGTTCATCTTCATCCTCCAACTGCGTCACATGTTCGAGGGCCAGAGCGAGATCTACCTGTTCGCGGTGTTCTCGGGCCTCGTGTGGGCGCTGTGGATCCTCAAGGTCGTCCTGTCGCGGCGGTACCGCCCGGCGACGGCCCCCTACGACGTCTCGACGAGCGTGGTCATCCCCGTCGTCGACGAGCCGCTCGACCTGTTCCGCGACGTCCTCCAGCGGATCGTCGACCAGGAGCCCGACGAGGTCATCGTCGTCATCAACGGCGCACCGAACCCCGGGCTCGAGGCCGTGTGCGACGAGTTCGGCGGTCTCGTCCAGCGCGTCCACACCCCGATCCCCGGCAAGCGCAACGCCGTGAAGATCGGCACGCAGATGTCGCGCGGCGAGATCACCGTGCTCGTCGACTCCGACACGGTCTGGACCGACGGCACGCTGCCGGAGCTGGTCAAGCCGTTCGCCGACCCCAACGTCGGCGGCGTCACCACCCGGCAGCGGATCCTCGAGCCCGAGCGCTCGTGGATCACCCGCTGGGCGGACTGGCTGGAGAACACCCGCGCGCTGTACTCGATGCCCGCGCAGTCGTACCTCGGTCAGGTCGGCTGCCTGCCGGGCCGCACCATCGCCTTCCGGCGGCGCATCCTCGTGCAGGTCATGGACGCGTTCATGACGGAGAAGTTCCTCGGGGTGTTCCTCGAGGTCTCCGACGACCGGACGCTGACGAACCTCACGCTGAAGGCCGGCTACAAGACCGTCTACCAGTACTCGAGCCTCGTCTACACCGACGCGCCGCTGCAGGTGAAGAAGCTCTTCAAGCAGCAGCTGCGCTGGTCGCGCGGGAGCCAGTACAACACCCTGCGCATGCTGCCCTGGATGATCGGGCACGCGCCGGTGCTGGCGATCTTCTTCCTCACCGACATCGTCCTGCCGTTCCTGCTGTTCGGGACGATCGCCGGCTGGGTCTACCGCGCCGTCTCCGGCACGGGGATCAACCTCTACCAGGCGATCCTCGAGACGACGACGGGCGTGCAGGGCATCGCCTGGGTCGTCGGGCTCATGGTCGTCTCGTCGGTGCTGTCCATGGCGATCCGGCAGATCCGGCACCTGCAGGAGAAGCCCTCGGACTTCTTCCGGCTGCCGGTCTTCATCATCGTCTCGACGCTGTTCCTCATGCCGATCCGCCTGCTGGGCTTCTTCCGCATGGCGCACGTCGCCGGATGGGGCACCCGTGCCGGGGCGTACGTGGGCAGCAAGGACGACGCCGGCAACGGCGACCTCATCGCCGAGCTCGAGGCGGTCGACCCGCACGCGCCCCGCGACCTCGTGGACCGCACGCCCCCGCACGGCACGCCCGCCGTCGGAGGTGCGCGCCGCCCCGACGACGAGCTCGACACCGACGCGCGGCTCGCGCTGCGCACCCGCACCCGTACCCGCACCGAGGTGGAGGAGCCGGTGCCCGCGCGGCCGCGGCGCAACCTCCAGGTCCTCGTGCCCTACCTGATCGGTCTCGCGATGTTCGCAGCAATGGCGGTGGTGTATGTCTGA
- a CDS encoding MFS transporter codes for MLQPYRDVLARPGALAFSATGAVARMPMSMVGIGIVLLVAALYDSYAMAGRVSAAFVVAQAVCSPQIGRLVDRFGQARVMRPALVASAAGIVGLVTAALTGAPEAVLYVPAVVAGATIGSFGSLVRARWSALLGADPRRVHTAFSLESALDELVFVVGPVLATVLATGVHPAAGLAVPVAAMLVGGLAFLGQRGTEPPPAPAHEPRARGTVLRHPAMVVLVVAFVAMGAIFGATDVSTVAFAEEAGAPGLAGVVLAVFALGSLISGLLYGARHWVAPLPRRFVLGMVALAVGVGAFVLAQSLAVLAAVMFVVGFAIAPSLINGNALVQDIVPPGRLTEGLTWVGTGLGVGVSIGSSVAGARIDAAGAHAGFLVVVAAGALALVTTLAAWPTLHRTSVAAPADAVPGTP; via the coding sequence GTGCTCCAGCCCTATCGGGACGTCCTCGCGCGCCCCGGCGCGCTCGCGTTCTCCGCCACCGGTGCGGTCGCGCGGATGCCCATGTCGATGGTCGGCATCGGGATCGTCCTCCTCGTCGCCGCGCTCTACGACTCCTACGCCATGGCCGGTCGGGTCTCCGCGGCCTTCGTCGTCGCGCAGGCCGTCTGCTCCCCGCAGATCGGGCGGCTCGTCGACCGGTTCGGGCAGGCCCGGGTCATGCGCCCCGCGCTCGTCGCGTCCGCCGCCGGCATCGTCGGGCTCGTGACCGCCGCGCTGACCGGCGCCCCCGAGGCGGTCCTCTACGTGCCCGCCGTCGTCGCCGGCGCCACCATCGGCTCGTTCGGCTCCCTCGTGCGGGCCCGCTGGAGCGCGCTGCTCGGCGCCGACCCCCGCCGCGTGCACACCGCGTTCTCGCTGGAGTCGGCGCTCGACGAGCTCGTGTTCGTCGTCGGCCCCGTGCTGGCGACCGTGCTGGCCACCGGCGTGCACCCCGCCGCCGGCCTGGCCGTGCCCGTGGCGGCCATGCTCGTCGGCGGTCTGGCGTTCCTCGGCCAGCGCGGCACCGAGCCGCCGCCCGCGCCCGCGCACGAGCCGCGCGCCCGCGGCACCGTGCTGCGGCACCCCGCGATGGTCGTGCTCGTCGTCGCGTTCGTCGCGATGGGCGCCATCTTCGGGGCCACCGACGTGTCCACCGTCGCGTTCGCCGAGGAGGCCGGCGCCCCCGGCCTGGCCGGCGTCGTCCTCGCCGTCTTCGCCCTCGGGTCCCTGATCTCCGGGCTGCTGTACGGCGCCCGCCACTGGGTCGCCCCGCTCCCCCGCCGGTTCGTCCTCGGCATGGTCGCCCTCGCCGTCGGCGTCGGGGCGTTCGTGCTGGCCCAGTCCCTCGCCGTGCTGGCCGCGGTGATGTTCGTGGTCGGGTTCGCCATCGCCCCGTCGCTGATCAACGGCAACGCGCTCGTGCAGGACATCGTGCCGCCCGGGCGGCTCACCGAGGGCCTGACGTGGGTCGGCACCGGGCTGGGCGTCGGCGTCTCGATCGGCTCGTCCGTGGCGGGCGCGCGGATCGACGCCGCCGGTGCGCACGCCGGGTTCCTCGTCGTCGTCGCCGCGGGCGCCCTCGCCCTGGTCACGACCCTGGCCGCGTGGCCGACGCTGCACCGCACGTCGGTCGCCGCACCGGCCGACGCCGTGCCCGGGACGCCCTAG
- a CDS encoding phosphotransferase family protein, with product MSTVATDPGTVDPRTVDRLRRVLAPLGTLEHAERLTGGTFATTYRARLADGTRVVVKTAPTDATRLMTYEHDLVRTEARVYALAAGHPGVRTPALLATDLTRTVLPGDVVVAAHLPGVPWAEADLPPDDARTARLRRELGAVMAHLHAVDGPAFGYLGAVEAAGGPADPPGTRLHGRTWPEAFGRVVGAILADARAWDVTVPADAVRAALAAHHDALAAVTRPVLVHGDLWPGNVFVDPATGALTGVIDAERALWADPLLELVGADPWTLGPPSADVLAGYAGVAPLDTTSDAARTRMLLYRLHTALVLRVEGAPRGYAPEAVAWCRRTAERTWAWAFDELAALR from the coding sequence GTGAGCACCGTCGCCACCGACCCCGGCACCGTCGACCCCCGCACCGTCGACCGGCTGCGTCGCGTCCTCGCGCCGCTGGGCACGCTCGAGCACGCGGAGCGCCTCACCGGCGGGACGTTCGCGACCACCTACCGCGCCCGCCTCGCCGACGGCACGCGCGTCGTGGTCAAGACCGCCCCCACCGACGCCACCCGGCTCATGACCTACGAGCACGACCTCGTCCGGACCGAGGCCCGCGTGTACGCGCTGGCCGCCGGGCACCCCGGGGTGCGCACCCCCGCGCTGCTGGCCACCGACCTGACCCGGACGGTGCTGCCGGGCGACGTCGTGGTCGCCGCGCACCTGCCCGGCGTGCCCTGGGCCGAGGCCGACCTCCCGCCCGACGACGCCCGCACCGCTCGGCTGCGTCGCGAGCTCGGCGCCGTGATGGCCCACCTGCACGCGGTCGACGGGCCCGCGTTCGGGTACCTCGGCGCCGTCGAGGCCGCCGGCGGCCCCGCCGACCCACCCGGCACGCGGCTGCACGGGCGCACCTGGCCGGAGGCGTTCGGGCGCGTCGTCGGGGCGATCCTCGCCGACGCGCGGGCGTGGGACGTGACCGTGCCCGCGGACGCGGTGCGGGCCGCCCTCGCCGCGCACCACGACGCGCTCGCCGCCGTCACGCGCCCGGTCCTCGTGCACGGCGACCTGTGGCCCGGCAACGTGTTCGTCGACCCCGCCACGGGGGCGCTCACCGGCGTGATCGACGCCGAGCGCGCCCTGTGGGCCGACCCGCTGCTCGAGCTCGTCGGCGCCGACCCGTGGACCCTCGGCCCGCCGTCGGCCGACGTGCTGGCCGGGTACGCGGGCGTCGCGCCGCTCGACACGACGAGCGACGCCGCGCGCACCCGGATGCTGCTGTACCGCCTCCACACCGCCCTCGTGCTGCGCGTGGAGGGCGCCCCGCGGGGCTACGCGCCCGAGGCCGTCGCGTGGTGCCGCC